One Burkholderia gladioli genomic window, ACGCTGGTACCACAAGGCCCTGCTGGAGGCGGGCGCGGCCGCGATCCTGCAGACCGACGCGGCCGTGTGCGGCGGCATCAGCGAATGGCGGCGCATCGCGGCCACCGCGGCCAGCCATGGCGTGCAGATGTGCCCGCACTGGTTCCACGACCTGCACGCGCCGCTGGTGGCGGCCACGCCGAACGCGCGCTACGTGGAGTTCTTCCCCGACGACCAGGTGCTGAACTTCCGCCGTCTGGTGGATACCCAGCTCACGCAGCGCGACGGCCGCGTAATCCTGCACCAGACGCCGGGGCTCGGCTTCGGCTTCGACGAGCGCGAGGTCGCGAAATACGGGCGCTGGACGCGGATTCACTGAACCTTCGCCAAGCACGCTGCGAACCCAATCCTCGCCATCGATCCAGACCATGATTTCCACCTCGGGCAAGACCGTGGCCGGCCCCGTGATCCGGCTGCATCCCGACGACAATGTCGTCATCGCGCGGATCGACATCGGCATCGGCACGCCGCTGCCGATCGGCGACGTGGCCTGCCGCAGCCAGGTGCCGGCAGGCTACAAGATCGCCGCGCGCAGCATTCGCGAGGGCGAGCCGATCCGCAAGTACAACGTGGTGATCGGCTTCGCGGCCGGCGAGATCGCGGCCGGCACCCTGGTGCACAGCCACAACCTGACGTTTCGCGAGTTCGATCGCGACTATGCCTTCGGCGCCGACTACCGCGCCGTCGAGCCGGTGCCCGAGGCCGAGCGCGCCAGCTTCATGGGCATCGTGCGCGAGAACGGCGAGGTCGGCACGCGCAACTACATCGGCGTGCTGGCCACCGTCAATTGCTCGGCCACCGTGGCGCACCGGATCGCCGCGCACTTCACGCCGGAGCGGCTGGCCGACTACCCGAACGTGGATGGCGTGGTGGCCTTCACGCACGGCATCGGCTGCGGCATGGAGATGAGCGGCGAGCCGATGGCCCTGCTCAGGCGCACCATGGCCGGTTATGCACGCCACGCCAACCTGGCCGCGGCCGTGATCGTCGGGCTCGGTTGCGAGCGCAACCAGCTCGGCGGCCTGCTGGAGCAGGAAGGCCTGCAGCCGAACGCGCGCCTGCATACCTTCGTGATGCAGGAGAACGGCGGCACGCGCGCCACCATCGAATCGGGCATCGCGGCCGTGGCGGCGCTGCTGCCGGAGGCGAACCGTGTCGCGCGCACGGCGGTGCCGGCCAGCGAGCTGCGCGTCGGCCTGCAATGCGGCGGCTCGGACGGGTTTTCCTCGATCACGGCCAACCCGGCGCTGGGCGCCGCGGTCGACCTGCTGGCGAGGCACGGCGGCACCGCGATCCTGTCCGAGACGCCCGAGATCTACGGCGTCGAGCACACGCTCACGCGCCGCGCGGTGAGCCGCGAGGTGGGCGAGCAACTGGTGGAGCGGATCCGCTGGTGGAAGGACAGTTATTCGGTGGGCCGCGACGTGCAGATCAACGGCAAGGTCAGCCCCGGCAACCAGGTCGGCGGTCTCGCCAATATCTTCGAGAAGTCGATCGGCTCCTCGATGAAGGGCGGCACCGGCCCCTTGATGGCGGTCTATCGCTATGCCGAGCCGGTCCGCGCGCGCGGCCTGGTGTTCATGGACACGCCGGGTTTCGATCCGGTCTCGGCCACCGGGCAGATCGCCGGCGGCGCGAACCTGATCGCCTTCACCACCGGGCGCGGCTCGATGTTCGGCGCGAAACCGGTGCCCTCGCTGAAGCTGGCCACCAATACGCCGATGTACCGGCGGCTGCAGGAGGACATGGACCTCAATTGCGGCGGCATCCTCGACGGCACGGCCACCATCGAGAGCTGCGCGCGCGAGATCTTCGACGCGCTGCTGGCGACCGCCTCCGGGCAGCGCACGCGCAGCGAGACCCTGGGCCTGGGCGACCACGAGTTCGTGCCCTGGCAGATCGGCATCATGAGCTGAGAGGAACGGGAACATGAGCAAGGTATTGATCACGGGCGCGGCGGGGCAGATCGGCCGCGTGCTGCGCGAGGGACTGCGCGGAGCCTATCCGCTGCTGCGGCTGGCCGATATCGCCGTGCAGCAGCCGGCGCGCGAGGGCGAGCAGGTCGTCACGGTCGACATCAACGATCCCGATGCGCTGCTGCGCGCGATGGACGGCATCGACTGCGTGGTGCACCTGGCGGGCATTCCCGACGAGGATAGCTGGGAGCGGATCCGCCGCATGAACATCGAGGGCTGCTACAACGTGTTCGAGGCGGCGCGGCTGGCCGGCGTGAAGCGCGTGATCTTCGCGAGCTCGAACCACGCGGTGGGTTTCCATCGGCGCGATCGCATGATCGACGACCAGGTCCAGCCGCGGCCCGACAGCCGCTACGGCGTGTCCAAGGTGTTCGGCGAGGCGCTCGGGCGCCTCTATGCCGACAAGCACGGGCTCTCGGTGGCCTGCCTGCGGATCGGCTCGTTCCGCCCCGACGACCGGCCCAGCGCGCCGCGCCATCTCTACACCTGGATCAGCCATCGCGACACGGTGCAACTGGTGCGCCGCGCGATCGACCATCCGGATTATCACTTCGTGGTCGTGTATGGCGTGTCGGACAACGCGCGCAACCGCTGGGACAACGCCAATGCGCGCTGGCTCGGCTACCGGCCCGAGGACGATGCCGAGCGCCACGCGGCCGGGATTCTCGCCGGCTCGGCCGCCGAGGACGAACTCGAGGCGCTGTTCCATGGCGGCTTCGGCTGCCGCGTCGAGTACACGGGCGATCCCGACCGGGTCGATTGAGCCGGCGGCGCGGCAGGCATCTTTGTTATCCACCACATGGCCCGAGGGCCGGGAGAACGCAAGCACATGGATCTGGGTTTGAACACGAAGACCGCGCTCGTGATGGGCGGCGGCGGCGGCCTCGGCCGCGCGATCGCGACGGCGCTGGCCGGGGAAGGCGCCAGGCTGGTGCTGGCCGATCTCGACGAGGCGGCCTTGCAGGCATCGAAGCAGGCGGTCGAGGCGATGGGCGCCGAGGTGCTCGCGCTGCACTGGGACCTGTCCGACCTGGCCTCGATCGAGCGCCACGTGGCGGCGATCGAGGCGCGCTTCGGCGGCGTCGACGTGCTCGTCAACAATACCGGCGGCCCGCCGCCGACGCCGGCCTCGGGCCAGCCGAGCGATGCCTGGCGCAAGTATTTCGAGTCGATGGTGCTGTCGGTGATCGCGATCACCGATCGGGTGCTGCCCGGCATGCGCGAGCGCCGCTGGGGCCGCGTGATCACCAGCGCCTCCTCGGGCGTGA contains:
- a CDS encoding UxaA family hydrolase; its protein translation is MISTSGKTVAGPVIRLHPDDNVVIARIDIGIGTPLPIGDVACRSQVPAGYKIAARSIREGEPIRKYNVVIGFAAGEIAAGTLVHSHNLTFREFDRDYAFGADYRAVEPVPEAERASFMGIVRENGEVGTRNYIGVLATVNCSATVAHRIAAHFTPERLADYPNVDGVVAFTHGIGCGMEMSGEPMALLRRTMAGYARHANLAAAVIVGLGCERNQLGGLLEQEGLQPNARLHTFVMQENGGTRATIESGIAAVAALLPEANRVARTAVPASELRVGLQCGGSDGFSSITANPALGAAVDLLARHGGTAILSETPEIYGVEHTLTRRAVSREVGEQLVERIRWWKDSYSVGRDVQINGKVSPGNQVGGLANIFEKSIGSSMKGGTGPLMAVYRYAEPVRARGLVFMDTPGFDPVSATGQIAGGANLIAFTTGRGSMFGAKPVPSLKLATNTPMYRRLQEDMDLNCGGILDGTATIESCAREIFDALLATASGQRTRSETLGLGDHEFVPWQIGIMS
- a CDS encoding NAD-dependent epimerase/dehydratase family protein; protein product: MSKVLITGAAGQIGRVLREGLRGAYPLLRLADIAVQQPAREGEQVVTVDINDPDALLRAMDGIDCVVHLAGIPDEDSWERIRRMNIEGCYNVFEAARLAGVKRVIFASSNHAVGFHRRDRMIDDQVQPRPDSRYGVSKVFGEALGRLYADKHGLSVACLRIGSFRPDDRPSAPRHLYTWISHRDTVQLVRRAIDHPDYHFVVVYGVSDNARNRWDNANARWLGYRPEDDAERHAAGILAGSAAEDELEALFHGGFGCRVEYTGDPDRVD
- a CDS encoding SDR family oxidoreductase, with product MDLGLNTKTALVMGGGGGLGRAIATALAGEGARLVLADLDEAALQASKQAVEAMGAEVLALHWDLSDLASIERHVAAIEARFGGVDVLVNNTGGPPPTPASGQPSDAWRKYFESMVLSVIAITDRVLPGMRERRWGRVITSASSGVIAPIPNLGMSNALRASLLGWSKTLAREVARDGITANIVVPGRIATDRIRFLDEAKARREGRPVEQVSAESTASIPLGRYGEPAEYADVVTFLASTRAAYVTGSVVRIDGGLVASI